In a single window of the Acetivibrio cellulolyticus CD2 genome:
- a CDS encoding ISNCY family transposase: MVKLYKQISFADTFEECKDVFQNNKPKFLKLLSQHLDLSSLIPQDFYWSYHKTLGRDRKYSLSSMLSALVLQKILGIPTVSLLIIFLNLCHEAREFCGLPDVPHNSQFTRFKQDFVIYLENFFNHLVDITEPICQEINTTLASTIAYDTSGIETFVTENNPKFINSIIKKLKAFYKDKPDVDVYKMAYSLMPSSASANKEIKQLYINGYFCYVYKFGIITNGLGIPRHIAFLDSDFKKKHPEMHIEKKSDSPDEDKSISDSKSLKPVFADFFTLHPDFKPSTFLGDSIFDTCDTYTLLLDELKFQRALIPLNSRNSNPNLPPIKYNDDGWPLCSKDSSVPMKPNGWSREEGRIERFKWRCPQAKLIKGKWVTSCDNPCNGKPCGRVTFTSPAMDKRMYPGVIRGSDEWISDYKIRTVVEKNIQYLKEPMACGNLKTRDNLTIKADLYLAGITQLITVILADKIHEHKYIRSLKPLIA, from the coding sequence CTTGATTTATCTTCGCTTATACCACAGGATTTTTATTGGTCTTACCACAAAACTCTAGGGAGAGACCGTAAATATTCACTCTCTTCAATGCTTTCAGCATTAGTTCTGCAGAAAATTCTTGGCATTCCTACAGTTTCGCTACTCATTATTTTTCTTAATTTATGCCATGAAGCCCGTGAATTCTGTGGCCTTCCAGACGTCCCTCATAACTCTCAGTTTACACGGTTCAAACAAGATTTCGTTATTTACCTGGAAAACTTCTTTAACCACCTTGTAGATATTACAGAACCTATTTGCCAGGAAATTAACACTACTCTTGCATCCACTATCGCTTATGATACTTCAGGTATTGAAACCTTTGTAACTGAGAATAACCCAAAGTTCATAAATTCTATCATAAAAAAACTCAAGGCTTTCTACAAGGACAAGCCTGATGTCGATGTATATAAAATGGCTTATAGCCTTATGCCTTCTTCAGCCTCTGCAAACAAAGAAATCAAGCAACTCTACATAAACGGCTACTTCTGCTATGTCTACAAGTTTGGCATTATCACCAACGGCCTCGGCATTCCAAGACATATTGCCTTTTTGGATAGTGACTTCAAAAAGAAACATCCTGAAATGCACATTGAGAAAAAATCGGATTCTCCAGACGAAGATAAATCTATTAGTGATTCCAAATCCCTTAAACCAGTATTTGCAGACTTCTTTACTCTTCACCCGGATTTTAAACCAAGCACTTTCCTTGGTGATTCTATTTTTGATACGTGCGATACCTACACATTGCTCTTAGATGAACTCAAGTTTCAAAGGGCTCTAATACCTTTGAATTCCAGAAATTCAAACCCTAATCTTCCGCCTATTAAATACAATGATGATGGTTGGCCACTTTGCTCTAAAGATTCTTCTGTACCAATGAAACCAAATGGCTGGAGCCGAGAAGAAGGAAGAATCGAAAGATTCAAATGGCGGTGCCCACAGGCAAAACTAATTAAAGGTAAATGGGTTACTTCTTGTGATAACCCCTGTAATGGCAAGCCTTGCGGTCGTGTAACCTTCACATCTCCTGCCATGGATAAACGCATGTATCCAGGTGTGATTAGAGGCTCTGACGAATGGATTTCTGACTACAAAATTAGGACTGTAGTAGAAAAAAACATTCAATACCTTAAGGAGCCTATGGCCTGTGGTAATCTTAAAACAAGAGACAACCTAACTATTAAAGCAGATTTATATCTCGCAGGTATCACACAACTAATTACTGTAATACTTGCAGATAAAATTCATGAGCACAAGTATATACGTAGTTTAAAACCTTTAATCGCTTGA